The Pseudomonadota bacterium genome has a segment encoding these proteins:
- a CDS encoding dimethyl sulfoxide reductase anchor subunit, whose amino-acid sequence MKPYEWMVKCTPQTEWIVKRGVLLWLAFFFIELGAGAYFVGSFFGSLVSMSIGWVVCGVLGGGLHFLYLGRPFRFYRMVARPQTSWISRGMIFVSLFLLLGFINIVLGLSSITSGILSVLTIALSFLVVIYGGFAMCCINGIPLWNTALLPILYVVSGLWGGAGITVGVAVATGSAQILIGVEEWIHL is encoded by the coding sequence ATGAAGCCATATGAGTGGATGGTAAAATGTACACCCCAAACAGAATGGATAGTAAAACGCGGTGTTCTTTTGTGGCTTGCTTTTTTCTTTATAGAATTGGGAGCAGGTGCATATTTTGTTGGTTCTTTCTTTGGTAGCCTCGTTTCAATGAGCATTGGCTGGGTTGTATGCGGTGTTCTGGGAGGTGGATTGCACTTCCTGTACCTCGGGCGGCCTTTCAGATTCTACCGTATGGTCGCAAGACCGCAAACTTCTTGGATATCAAGGGGGATGATCTTTGTGTCACTCTTCCTCCTTCTCGGGTTTATTAATATCGTTTTGGGCCTCTCTTCCATTACTTCGGGCATTCTCTCCGTATTGACCATAGCGCTCTCTTTTCTTGTTGTCATATACGGCGGGTTTGCAATGTGCTGCATTAACGGAATTCCATTGTGGAATACTGCACTTCTGCCCATACTTTATGTAGTAAGCGGACTCTGGGGAGGAGCAGGTATAACCGTCGGGGTAGCAGTAGCGACAGGCTCCGCACAGATATTGATTGGAGTTGAGGAATGGATTCATTTG
- a CDS encoding 4Fe-4S dicluster domain-containing protein produces MARWGMVINLNKCIGCYACMLACKQEHFLPPNMFWARVLVGELGKFPAVRKQIYPVLCNHCKEAACVKVCPTGASVKRDDGIVFVDYNKCVGCRYCIMACPYQQRTFYGDDKKEYFPGQGLTEWEVLGRKLYPLEKGTVVKCTFCLERVDEGLKKGLKPGVDREASPACVITCPAKARYFGDLDDPASEVSRLVSERKASQLSPEFNTNPSIYYIAR; encoded by the coding sequence ATGGCAAGATGGGGAATGGTAATAAATCTCAATAAATGCATAGGCTGTTACGCCTGTATGCTTGCCTGTAAACAGGAACATTTTCTTCCTCCGAATATGTTTTGGGCCAGGGTACTTGTTGGTGAACTTGGTAAGTTTCCGGCAGTGAGAAAACAGATCTATCCAGTGCTGTGTAATCACTGCAAAGAGGCTGCTTGTGTGAAGGTATGTCCTACTGGAGCCTCTGTGAAAAGGGATGATGGTATTGTATTTGTTGATTATAATAAGTGTGTGGGATGCAGGTACTGTATAATGGCATGCCCTTACCAGCAAAGAACATTTTATGGAGATGATAAGAAGGAGTATTTTCCCGGCCAGGGCCTCACTGAATGGGAGGTTCTTGGAAGAAAGTTGTACCCTCTCGAGAAAGGTACTGTGGTAAAATGTACTTTCTGTCTCGAAAGAGTGGATGAAGGTCTCAAAAAGGGTCTGAAACCAGGGGTTGACCGGGAGGCAAGCCCTGCCTGTGTCATCACGTGCCCTGCCAAGGCAAGGTATTTCGGAGATCTTGATGATCCTGCAAGCGAGGTTTCGAGATTGGTGAGTGAAAGGAAGGCATCGCAACTCAGTCCTGAATTTAACACTAATCCCTCTATTTATTACATTGCCCGTTAG
- a CDS encoding molybdopterin-dependent oxidoreductase, whose protein sequence is MKVEEDVKIPTACGRCYASCGIKVRRVNGVAVQIEGNPDTDMGARGGLCAKGIAGLQVLYDPNRLNVPLRRTNPEKGLYVDPKWNEISWEEALTEIAEKLGKILKEDPRKLLIQITTIRPLYCSFVIKPLFDFGVTNIWVGGGGLHCGSGAHAIAGMVNSSWSIVPDFQNCNYIIYFGASKGTAAGHSSMVSTRLAAEARDRGAKFVIFDPLCNYAGGKATEWIPLIPGTDGIIALTMCNILVNELGVVDWVFLKSKTNAPYLVKEDGRYVRDPETKRCLVWDMDEGRAVPHDYKDIPNYRAACAVNYALEGEYRVNGVTCRPSFQLLKEHLKQYTPEKASQVSTVPAETIRRIANEFATEAKVGSTVVIDGHEVPFRPASAVLFRGGEGHENSFHTCFAVSLLSSIVGSHDVCGGTLGWPARSLGFPETGKFTFSPYKGVDGFLQTDYFGPAVLHPGKRVNEMKNTWDGLVGRVIRETVHDENGKVIVESGSTITRDIAYALARLPERMIKVEPFVTGGPWPLKEPEIRGNAQLKDIYPLGFDPGVFGASDQEEIWQKVNLPYRFEMLLSWGCNTPMSVASFDAVANSIKRIPFVVVSELFNTELTEGFADIVLPDTCYLELMSFSEGRGQNFNYPYGMDDWCYHVVQPVVPPKEQRRSFLEVMCDLLDRMNYRDRRNKSINDFVNFDEKHRLREDEEFTIDGLTDRVLKYWFGETHGLDYIKEHGFVRWKKKVEEAYWRYFVDCRIPVYLEFMVDIKEKMQKITERIGLSVDYTQYTPLVLWSPCSIHLLDSKEFDLYCFSYRDVLHTGSSTMEQPWLDEASAMNPYTYNICMHVETGKKKGLNDGDLIKLETPTGRSVTGTLKLMEGHHPQAISIAACSGHWAKGLPIARGKGTNFDNLLEIDLKHSDPVSLNIETAARVKVIKLQKG, encoded by the coding sequence ATGAAGGTTGAGGAAGACGTGAAGATTCCCACGGCATGTGGGAGATGTTATGCGAGTTGCGGCATCAAAGTGCGACGTGTAAACGGTGTTGCTGTTCAGATTGAGGGAAACCCTGACACTGATATGGGTGCCCGGGGTGGCCTGTGCGCCAAAGGGATAGCAGGACTGCAGGTGCTCTACGATCCGAATCGCCTCAATGTACCCTTGAGGAGGACAAACCCTGAGAAAGGGCTTTATGTTGACCCAAAATGGAACGAGATATCATGGGAAGAGGCATTGACAGAGATTGCTGAGAAGCTGGGAAAGATCCTGAAGGAGGATCCCAGGAAACTGCTCATACAGATTACGACAATAAGACCTCTTTATTGCTCCTTTGTTATCAAGCCCCTCTTCGACTTCGGCGTCACCAATATATGGGTAGGAGGTGGAGGGCTTCACTGCGGATCTGGAGCCCATGCCATTGCCGGGATGGTAAACAGCTCATGGTCGATTGTTCCTGACTTCCAGAACTGTAATTACATCATTTATTTTGGCGCGAGCAAGGGGACAGCCGCTGGCCACTCATCGATGGTGTCAACAAGACTTGCTGCAGAAGCGAGGGATCGAGGTGCAAAATTTGTTATCTTTGATCCGCTTTGCAACTATGCAGGAGGTAAAGCCACAGAGTGGATACCACTCATTCCGGGTACCGATGGCATCATAGCGCTTACCATGTGCAATATCCTGGTGAACGAACTTGGTGTCGTTGATTGGGTATTTTTAAAATCAAAAACTAATGCCCCTTATCTTGTAAAAGAGGACGGGAGATACGTACGAGATCCCGAGACAAAAAGGTGCCTTGTCTGGGACATGGATGAGGGAAGGGCGGTGCCCCACGATTACAAGGATATTCCAAATTACCGGGCAGCCTGTGCAGTGAACTATGCTTTAGAAGGGGAGTATCGGGTAAATGGAGTAACCTGCCGGCCTTCCTTCCAGTTGCTGAAGGAACACCTGAAGCAATACACACCCGAAAAGGCATCGCAGGTTTCAACTGTTCCTGCAGAGACAATCCGCAGGATTGCAAATGAATTTGCGACAGAAGCGAAAGTTGGCAGCACCGTCGTCATCGATGGCCATGAGGTACCTTTCAGACCTGCCTCTGCTGTGCTCTTCCGGGGAGGCGAAGGGCATGAAAATTCTTTTCATACGTGTTTTGCTGTTTCTCTTCTGAGCTCTATAGTGGGTTCCCACGATGTGTGCGGCGGAACATTAGGCTGGCCAGCGAGGAGCCTTGGATTTCCCGAAACGGGTAAATTCACATTCTCTCCTTACAAAGGTGTGGACGGATTTTTACAGACAGACTACTTCGGTCCGGCAGTCCTTCATCCTGGGAAACGTGTAAATGAGATGAAGAATACCTGGGACGGACTGGTCGGAAGGGTAATCAGGGAAACGGTTCATGATGAAAATGGGAAAGTCATCGTGGAGTCGGGATCAACGATCACACGTGATATTGCTTATGCCCTCGCACGTTTGCCAGAAAGGATGATAAAGGTTGAGCCCTTTGTTACTGGAGGACCATGGCCGCTGAAAGAACCGGAGATACGCGGCAATGCCCAGCTAAAAGACATCTACCCGCTAGGCTTCGATCCAGGGGTGTTTGGAGCAAGTGATCAAGAAGAAATCTGGCAGAAAGTCAACCTGCCTTACCGATTCGAAATGCTATTAAGTTGGGGTTGTAACACTCCAATGAGTGTGGCGAGCTTTGATGCCGTTGCGAACAGTATCAAAAGAATACCTTTTGTGGTTGTCTCAGAACTGTTTAATACGGAACTTACAGAGGGTTTTGCCGATATCGTTCTACCCGACACATGCTATCTCGAATTGATGAGCTTTTCCGAGGGGAGGGGTCAGAACTTCAACTACCCGTACGGCATGGATGATTGGTGCTACCATGTAGTCCAGCCGGTGGTGCCGCCGAAGGAACAGCGGAGGAGTTTTTTAGAGGTAATGTGTGACCTATTGGATAGGATGAATTACAGGGATAGGCGTAACAAATCGATAAACGATTTTGTGAATTTTGATGAGAAGCATCGGCTTCGGGAGGATGAAGAGTTTACCATAGATGGGCTTACGGACAGGGTCCTCAAGTACTGGTTCGGTGAAACTCATGGTCTGGACTATATAAAAGAACACGGTTTTGTCCGTTGGAAGAAGAAAGTCGAGGAGGCCTACTGGCGATACTTCGTTGATTGCCGAATACCTGTTTATCTCGAGTTTATGGTGGATATAAAAGAGAAGATGCAAAAGATTACTGAAAGGATAGGGTTAAGTGTTGATTATACGCAATATACTCCCCTTGTTTTGTGGTCCCCCTGTTCAATACACCTGCTCGACAGCAAAGAGTTCGACCTCTACTGTTTCTCCTACCGCGATGTTCTCCATACAGGTTCCTCAACCATGGAGCAGCCATGGCTTGATGAAGCGAGTGCAATGAACCCTTACACTTACAATATATGTATGCATGTAGAAACTGGAAAGAAGAAAGGCCTGAATGACGGTGACCTCATAAAGCTGGAAACGCCGACAGGCAGGTCAGTCACTGGGACACTGAAACTCATGGAAGGGCATCATCCGCAGGCAATCTCAATTGCTGCTTGCAGTGGACACTGGGCAAAAGGGTTACCCATTGCCAGGGGTAAGGGAACCAACTTTGATAATCTCCTTGAAATAGACTTAAAACATTCAGACCCGGTGAGTCTTAATATTGAGACTGCTGCAAGGGTTAAAGTTATAAAATTACAAAAGGGGTGA